The Daphnia pulex isolate KAP4 chromosome 3, ASM2113471v1 genome includes a region encoding these proteins:
- the LOC124190478 gene encoding probable phospholipid-transporting ATPase IM isoform X4 — protein MWTYPKSNQTTRENERRIRANDAAYNLQFNYSNNYIQTSKYTLLSFVPVNLIEQFQRLANFYFLCLLVLQFIPFISSLTPVTTAVPLIGVLLLTAIKDAYDDFQRHRSDSQVNNRKSHVLRNGKSVEERWHKVQVGDIIRMENDQFIAADLLLLTTSEPNGLCYIETAELDGETNLKCRQCLMETAEMGQNEARIGSFNGEIICEPPNNHLNKFDGRLTWNGKQYSLDNEKILLRGCVLRNTQWCYGVVIFAGRDTKLMQNSGKTKFKRTSIDRLLNFIILGIVFFLLSMCLFCTIACGVWETVTGQYFRSYLPWDPLIPAEPPAAGSTVIALLIFFSYAIVLNTVVPISLYVSVEVIRLAQSFLINWDQQMYYEKSQTPAKARTTTLNEELGQIEYIFSDKTGTLTQNIMSFNKCSIGGTCYGDVYDSSNGEVIDPNENTKPVDFSFNPLHEQAFKFYDQTLIDSNREDPTCHEFFRLLALCHTVMPDEKNGKLEYQAQSPDEGALVSAARNFGFVFKARTPDSITIEVMGKTEVYELLCILDFNNVRKRMSVILRGPNGKIRLYCKGADSIVYDHLQSGNDDMKNKTQEHLNKFAGEGLRTLCLAIRDVDEAYFEDWKERHHEASVTIKSREERLDKLYEEIEQNLTLLGATAIEDKLQDGVPQTIANLAIAGIKIWVLTGDKQETAINIGYSCQLLTDDMVDIFIVDGQNVEDVELQLVKCRESLRGYARTQLQTPVSGISDRGYSSHIAGEMEDMPCGPGLSGIDEDCNTGYALVINGHSLVYALQTKLEKLFLDVGTQCKAVICCRVTPLQKAMVVDLVKKYKQAVTLSIGDGANDVSMIKTAHIGVGISGQEGMQAVLASDYSIAQFRYLERLLLVHGRWSYLRMAKFLRYFFYKNFAFTLCHFWFAFFCGFSAQTVFDPMFISVYNLFYTSLPVLALGIFDQDVNDVNSLKYPKLFTPGHLNLLFNKGEFFKSAMHGCITSCVLFFIPYGAYFYGASQQGHTTSDHQLIGSVVATILVVVVTVQIALDTAYWTVFNHITIWGSLVWYFALQYFYNFVIGGSYVGSLTKAMGEATFWFTLVLSIVILMIPVVAWRFYFVDVHPTLSDRVRLKQRLSAIRAHKSQDFMRTPSARRSRRSLRSGYAFAHQEGFGKLITSGKIMRKTGLNFGSKASSNNAANNNSGSLHNVSSGGGLASTSDQPDGPVSGISYHPTGETNGSMQPSTRQSQNGSGFQQQRPPVVPVVAYSRTSNSNSRQRLQDPYAITVDLESGGDPALPNTMST, from the exons ATGTGGACGTACCCAAAGAGCAACCAGACCACGAGAG AAAACGAGCGAAGGATACGGGCCAACGACGCTGCATACAACCTGCAGTTTAATTATTCA AATAATTATATTCAGACCTCCAAGTATACGCTGCTGTCGTTTGTGCCGGTGAACTTGATCGAGCAGTTCCAGCGGCTagcgaatttttatttcctgtgCCTTCTGGTTCTACAATTTATTCCCTTCATTTCGTCGTTGACACCCGTCACCACTGCCGTGCCTCTTATTGGTGTCCTGCTCCTTACGGCCATCAAAGATGCGTATGATGACTTT CAACGACATCGAAGTGACTCTCAAGTCAATAATAGGAAGTCGCACGTCCTGCGCAATGGCAAGTCGGTGGAAGAGCGCTGGCACAAAGTCCAGGTGGGTGACATCATCCGGATGGAGAATGACCAGTTTATTGCCGCCGATCTTCTGCTTTTGACCACGTCCGAGCCCAACGGTCTCTGCTATATTGAAACGGCTGAGTTGGACGG GGAGACCAATTTGAAATGCCGCCAGTGCCTCATGGAGACAGCCGAGATGGGCCAGAATGAGGCCAGAATAGGAAGCTTCAACGGGGAGATCATCTGCGAGCCGCCCAATAACCATTTGAACAAATTCGATGGCCGGTTAACGTGGAACGGCAAGCAATATTCCTTGGACAACGAAAAGATCCTGCTGCGAGGATGCGTCCTACGTAACACTCAGTGGTGCTACGGCGTCGTCATCTTCGCCGGACGGGACACTAAGCTCATGCAGAATTCCGGCAAGACGAAGTTCAAACGGACTTCGATTGATCGTCTCCTTAATTTCATCATCCTGGGG attgtttttttcttactttccaTGTGCTTGTTTTGCACAATTGCATGCGGAGTGTGGGAGACGGTGACGGGCCAGTACTTCCGCTCCTACTTGCCGTGGGATCCGTTGATTCCGGCCGAGCCACCGGCTGCCGGATCCACCGTCATCGCCTTGTTGATCTTCTTCTCGTACGCCATCGTTCTCAACACGGTGGTGCCCATCTCGCTTTACGTCAGCGTGGAAGTCATCCGGCTGGCCCAGTCCTTTCTCATCAACTGGGACCAGCAAATGTACTACGAAAAGTCGCAGACGCCGGCCAAGGCTCGCACCACGACACTCAACGAGGAGCTCGGCCAGATCGAGTACATCTTCTCCGACAAAACGGGAACTTTGACGCAGAACATTATGTCCTTCAACAAGTGTTCAATTGGCGGAACTTGCTACGGCGACGTCTACGACTCGTCAAACGGAGAAGTCATTGATCCCAATGAG AATACCAAGCCGGTGGATTTTTCGTTCAATCCGCTTCACGAACAAGCCTTTAAGTTCTACGACCAGACCCTGATAGACTCGAATCGCGAGGATCCTACTTGCCATGAATTCTTTCGCCTATTGGCGCTCTGCCACACCGTCATGCCTGACGAGAAGAATG GTAAATTAGAATACCAAGCGCAGTCGCCGGATGAAGGGGCTCTGGTTTCGGCCGCCCGAAATTTTGGATTCGTTTTCAAGGCTCGTACTCCGGATTCCATCACGATTGAG GTGATGGGGAAAACGGAAGTTTACGAGTTGTTGTGCATCCTCGACTTCAACAACGTCCGCAAACGGATGTCGGTCATTCTGCGTGGTCCCAACGGCAAGATCCGCCTTTACTGCAAAGGGGCCGACTCGATCGTTTACGATCATCTTCAATCGGGAAACGACGACATGAAGAACAAGACACAAGAGCATCTAAAC AAATTTGCCGGCGAAGGATTGCGGACCTTGTGTTTGGCCATCCGCGACGTTGATGAAGCTTATTTTGAGGACTGGAAAGAACGTCATCACGAGGCTTCCGTCACGATCAAGTCACGCGAAGAACGCCTTGACAAACTCTATGAAGAAATAGAACAAAACCTTACGCTTCTGGGTGCAACGGCCATCGAAGACAAACTTCAAGACGGA GTGCCACAAACGATAGCCAATTTGGCTATTGCCGGAATCAAGATCTGGGTATTGACTGGCGATAAACAAG aaACGGCCATCAACATTGGTTATTCATGCCAACTGTTGACAGACGACATGGTCGACATCTTTATTGTCGACGGTCAGAATGTCGAAGATGTGGAGCTCCAGTTAGTCAAATGCCGAGAGTCCCTGCGCGGTTACGCCCGTACTCAGCTCCAAACGCCAGTCAGTGGCATTAG CGATCGTGGCTATTCCTCCCACATTGCTGGGGAAATGGAGGACATGCCGTGTGGGCCGGGATTGAGCGGTATTGACGAAGACTGCAACACGGGTTACGCCTTAGTCATCAACGGCCACTCGCTGGTCTACGCCCTGCAGACCAAGTTGGAGAAGCTTTTTCTCGACGTCGGCACCCAAT GCAAAGCGGTGATTTGCTGCCGGGTCACTCCCCTCCAAAAGGCCATGGTGGTCGACTTGGTGAAAAAGTACAAACAGGCCGTCACGCTCTCTATTGGCGATGGAGCCAACGACGTTTCTATGATCAAAACGGCTCACATCGGCGTCGGTATCAGCGGCCAGGAAGGAATGCAG gCCGTCTTGGCATCGGATTACAGCATCGCCCAATTCCGTTACCTCGAGCGATTGCTGCTCGTGCACGGACGTTGGTCCTATCTCCGGATGGCCAAGTTTTTGCGCTACTTCTTCTACAAGAATTTCGCCTTCACCCTATGCCATTTTTGGTTCGCCTTCTTTTGCGGATTCTCCGCCCAG ACCGTCTTTGACCCGATGTTCATATCGGTCTACAACTTATTCTACACGTCGTTGCCCGTCCTAGCGTTGGGTATATTCGACCAAGACGTCAATGACGTCAACAGCCTCAAGTACCCTAAGCTCTTCACGCCCGGCCATCTGAACTTGCTGTTCAATAAGGGGGAGTTCTTCAAGAGCGCCATGCACGGATGCATCACGTCGTGTGTCCTCTTCTTCATTCCCTACG GTGCCTACTTTTATGGCGCCTCTCAACAAGGGCACACCACGTCCGACCATCAGCTGATTGGCAGCGTCGTGGCCACGATCCTAGTCGTTGTTGTCACCGTGCAAATTGCGCTGGACACGGCCTACTGGACCGTCTTCAACCACATCACCATCTGGGGCTCCTTGGTTTGGTACTTTGCCCTCCagtatttttataatttcgtCATCGGTGGCTCCTACGTCGGATCCCTCACCAAG GCTATGGGCGAAGCGACTTTTTGGTTCACTCTCGTCTTATCCATCGTCATCTTAATGATTCCGGTGGTGGCGTGGAGATTCTACTTCGTTGATGTTCATCCGACGCTGTCGGACCGCGTTCGTCTCAAGCAAAGACTTTCCGCCATTCg GGCGCACAAATCCCAAGATTTCATGCGGACACCGTCGGCCCGGCGGAGTCGACGATCGCTTCGCTCCGGCTACGCTTTCGCTCACCAGGAGGGATTCGGAAAACTCATCACTTCGGGCAAGATTATGCGCAAGACGGGGTTGAATTTCGGCAGcaaggccagcagcaacaacgcggcaaacaacaacagcggaaGCCTCCACAATGTGTCCTCTGGCGGGGGATTGGCCTCTACCAGCGATCAACCTGATG GTCCCGTTTCCGGAATCTCTTATCATCCGACGGGCGAGACTAATGGCAGCATGCAGCCGAGCACTCGGCAGTCTCAAAATGGTAGCggcttccagcagcagcgtccaCCAGTCGTCCCTGTCGTTGCCTACTCTCGAACGTCGAACAGCAACAGCCGGCAACGATTGCAGGATCCTTACGCCATCACCGTCGATCTGGAGTCGGGCGGAGATCCTGCTTTACCCAACACCATGTCGACGTAG